In the Bacillus amyloliquefaciens DSM 7 = ATCC 23350 genome, CACGGTGCGGGACAACCTTCTGCTCGGAGAAAAACTCCACGGGACACAGCACTATACGCCCGAAGAGCTCGCAGATTTTACAGATCTGCCGCAGGAGCTTCTGGATCGGAATGCAAAAGAATTATCCGGCGGGCAGCGGCAGAAGCTCTCATTAGCGAGAACCCTCGCCAACCTGCCGTCCATCCTGCTGCTCGATGAAATCACATCTGCTCTGGACCCCTCATCTGTGCTCATCATTGAGAAACTGATTATGAAACTCCATCGGCAAAAGCAGCTGACGGTTCTGTGGATCACCCATAATCTTGAACAAGCGGAACGGATATCCGATACGATATGGTTTATGGCTGAGGGTCGGCTGTTAGAGACCGCGGAAACGAAAACGTTCTTTAAAGAACCGAAACACGAAAAGGCCCGGGCGCTTTTACAAAGGAGCGGGTGCTGATATGGATTATCTTTCTCTGTTATTGACAAGTGTATTTGTCATTATCGCTTTATTCCTATCTAAATCTTTTAAAGCCGGCGTAGAAAAAGATATGATCGTGGCAACTGTCAGAGCCGTCATTCAGCTTCTCATCATCGGCTATGTGCTGTCGCTGATTTTTCACGGTGATCATCCGGTGTTTATCATATTAATGGTGCTTCTCATGCTCACGGCCGCTTCGCACAATGTCGCCAAACGGAAAAAAATGCGCATCGGCTCATTTTGGCGCGTTTTTTTGACACTGGCTATTGTGGAAATCGTGACGCAGGGAATTTTACTGACCCTTCACATCATTCCGTTTACTTCAAGATATATGATTCCGATAAGCGGCATGGTCATCGGAAACTCCATGGTGCTCTCAAGCCTGTTTTTAAACCGGCTCAGTTCGGAAGCGGAGCTGCGGAAAGAAGAAATTCAGCTGATTCTCTCTCTCGGCGGAACGCCAAAGCAGGCGGTCAGGCATATGTTAACGTCGAGTATGAAGCTCAGTATGATACCGACGCTTGAAAGCCAGAAAACATTAGGTCTCGTTCAGCTTCCCGGCATGATGACTGGGCAGATTTTAGCTGGAGCTGATCCGATACAGGCGGTGCGCTTTCAGCTGTTGATTGTTTTTACAACGATGGCCTCCGCTCTTCTTACATGTATCATACTCAGCGCCTTGACATATCCATCCCTTTTCACGGAACATTGGCAATTAAAAAAATTCAGCAGGGAAGCGTAGGCTTTCTCCCTGCTGAATGATTGTTTATGATAAGGTCAGAGATTCATAGTAACGGGATAACTCGATAATCATCGCTCCCATCCGCTCGATGTCCGGAGCAAGGACTCTATTCACCCCTTCATCCCGGATCGCTTCAGCCGTCACTTTGCCGACTGCGGCGGCAAGTACATGTGTTTCGAATGCTTGCTGCAATTCTTTTGCAGACCCTTTTTCTTTTGCATAATCAAAGAGAGAACGCACTTGAATGGCAGTCGTAAAACATACGGCGTCGACCTCGCCGTTTAACAGCTCTCCCAGCATTTTATCGACCGTCTCCCTTTCAGGCGGAATATGCTGATAAGGCAGAACAGGGAATACCTCCGCTCCGTTTTTCTCAAGGAATTCCGTTAAGACGGGCGCTTTTTCCCCGTGAAGCTGGATCATGACTTTTTTGTCTTTCAATTCAAACCGTTCCAAGGAGCGGATCAGGCCTCTTGTCGTACCGTCTTCATCTGAAGCATGCGGCGTGACGCCGAGCTTTTTTAAGGCCGCATATGTTTTATAGCCCCTGCAGCCGATATTCGCTTCATGAACGGCCGCTAAAAATTCTTCTTTCAGACCGATTTTTTCCGATACTGACAATAACGTTTCCGTACCGATGCCGGTGGTGAATATCACCCAGTCGGCTTTTTGCTCAGCAAATGTTCTTACGTCGGGTTCAATCTGTTCCTCCGCCAGGTATACGGTTCCTTGGAGGGAACGGACAACTGCCGTTCCGCCCTGCTTTTCTATTAATCTCGTGATCTCTTCTGTTTTCCGCGAACCGCCGATCGCAATCCGTTTTCCGTTCAATCCTTTTCCCATCGCTGTTTTTTTCTTCCCTTCAGATGCCGGGCGCCCCATGGCAGGCCGTCATTTATTTCTATTATTGTTACGCAATCAGACCGGAAAATCAAGATAGGCTCCGTTGAATCCCCCGTGCAGTTGCTGTATCATTAACCGGGAAAACCGATTTGATTCGCGGAGGGACTTTCAATCATGGAAACAAAAAAAGAGTTCGAGACAAAAGGCTACGATACTTCAGTCATTTATGAGTTCAATGAATATCCTGATGTTCACAGCGGCCGATGTGATAATTGCGACTATACGCTGTTTAAAAGTTCGGTAAAGGGCGGAAAATTTTTGCGGGAATGCCGGAGATGCGGCATGAAGAAAAACATATAACAAAACAGGCAGCCGTCCGGCACGCTGCCTGTTTCTCAATCAATGTTCGACGGCCGCCTCTTTCAAAAATTCTTCAATGGCACAAACAGCCTGTTTGGCGCCGCCTGTTTCTTCTATTTTCTGCTGCATGCTTTTCACGCGGCTGAGGATGTTTTTATCGCCGTATACTTTCTGAACGTCTTTTTGCAGACGCGCCGCAGTGACTTCCTTCGGCGGCAGATGCACGCCAAGCCCCAATTCATCGACACGTTTTGCGGTGACCTCTTGTTCGTGCATTTGCGGAACGACAACGAGCGGGACACCCGCATTCATCGCCTCCATTGTACTGTTCATCCCGCCGTGAGATATGAACAGCTTTGCTTTCTCCAGCACATCAAGCTGCGGAACGTGCTGGCGGATGATAAAGTGATCAGGCACATCCGAAAAACTTTCCGGATCAATTGTTGTGCCGACTGACATAATGACCCGCCAATCTGAGTCCCGAAACGCATCGATACACATCTGGTAAAATTCGGGCCAGGCGTTAAACGCCGTTCCCAGTGAGATGAGCATAAGCGGACGGTCATCGGCTGCATCAATTTCCAGACTTCCCGTATTTGTGCGTTCCCCCAGGGACGGACCGGCAAAACAGAACCGTTCATCAAAGGTTTCCTGTTTCGGCTGAAAGGCCCTTGGCATAAAGACAATATTCAGTTTTTCAGGCATGAAAAATTCTTCCATTGTCATCCGTTTGAGCTGTTCATTTTCAATTTGCTCCTGGTATTCTTCTATCGCCTGTTTTGCCGCTTCCAGTGTTTCTTCGTCTCTTCCTAATTGAAAATACTCATTCATTGCATAGCTCGGGCAGAACTTCACGGCCGGGATGCCGCAACTGTCCGCAAACAATTTCCCGGCAAGAGCTAAAAAATCAAACAGGACGATATCAGGAAGGTCGTCTTTGTACAGCTCTTCCAGCTGCGGAAGCACTTCTGCCGCTTCTTCCAGAAACATCACAAACGCGTCATTTTTATTCACCCGTTCTTTTATCGTCTCCGGATCTGCCTTAAAGCTTGTGCGGTATAAAACGGGAATGGCACCCGTTTTGGCAACGGAGGCCTCGAAGTCCTCAGTTGTAGCGAATGTCACTCTGTGCCCGCGATTGACAAGTTCTTCGGCGACGGGCAGCGTGGGATTGACATGGCCGTGAGCGGCTACATTAATAATGGCGATATGTGTTTGTTTCATCTTTTTTCTTCTCCCCTGTTTTCGTTTATCTCCGCTTCTAAAGAGTCCAGCCCGTACATGACACTGTTTTGGATCGGCTCAACCCGGACGGGCTCCAAGTGTGAAAAGGCCTTTACAATGCCTCTCAGCGCGACTTCCGCTTCAAGTCTGGCAAGCGGAGCGCCTAAGCAGAAGTGTACGCCGAACCCGAAGGAAAGGTGCGGATTTGATTGGCGATGAATATCAAATACGTCTGCCTGCTCAAATTTGTTTTCATCACGGTTGGCAGACGCAATGTAGCAGAGAACGATATCTCCGCTTTTTAAACGGCGTCCGCACAATTCAGTGTCGTGCCGGACCGTCCTTCTGACAAATGGAGCGGGAGCCCGAAAACGAAGCGTTTCCTCCACCGTTTGCGCAATGAGAGAAGGATCATGCCTCAGTTCTTCATAAAGGCCCGGCGTCTCCAATATGCTGTAAACCGCATTTGAAATGAGATTAGTCGTTGTTTCATTTCCCGCCACTAAAAGCAGGTTGCAAAACGGGATCAGGTCTTCGGCCGAGAGCTTCTCTCCCTCTTCTTCCTCTTTTATCAAAATTGAAATAATGTCTTGGCCGGGCTGTTTTCGTTTGCTGTCTATTATTTCCGCAAAAAATGCCGCCAGCTCTGTCTCACATTGATCACGTTCCTTCTGATTTTTCTCCGCCTCTTCAGGACTCGCATCTTTCGGCATGCTGACGAGTATGTCCGACCATTTTTTAAACTGATCCATATGTTCGGACGGAACACCTAACAATTCAGAAATCACAATGACCGGCAAAGGATAGGAGAGATCTTTCACAATATCAATCCGCCCTTTGTTTTTTGCCTGTTTCAGCAGATTATCGGTAATCTCTTCAATTCTCGGCTCCCATTCCTTCAGTACGCGGGGAGTAAAAGCGCGATTGACGGCAGATCTGATTTGGGTATGCTTCGGCGGGTCCATATTCAGCATGGACTTTGCAATTGAGCTTTTCATGTCAGACATAAGGCTTGAGAAAGTCTCTTTATCACTGATGACTTTTTTGGCATCATCGTATAAAAACACACTCCAAACCTTCGTTTCTTCATCAAATTGAATGGGACTTTCGCGTCTCATTTTTTCGTACCAAGGAAAAGGGTTGTATACGTCCAGGCCGTCTTTTCCTTTCATCAGGGTTCTTTGGATGGCTTGTCTCGGGCTCCTCAGGTTACTCACAGTTATCACTCCTGATTACTTCATATTTGAATAGTTGATGTATCTTGAATTTTATCCTAGCACATATTTTCAATTTATTTCTATTCATAACCTTAACTATTAACATAACACAACAATAGTCATGAATCCGGAAGTGAAATTTTTCCCAAGAAAGCAGCGGGAGCGCACAAAAAACCCGAGCCATAGGACAGGCTCGGGAGATGATGTTCACTCATCAGTCTGCGGTTTTTGATGATGCTTTTGGTCTTCAGGAGGCTGCGTATTTCTCTCCATACCGCCCGTATCAGCACCCATGCCCTTAAGGAAAGAAAACAGCAGAGTGACGGCTTTGTTGATTTCCGGGTCTTTTAAAGCGCGGACGATATCAAAATAACCCGTCTTTTTGCCGCTGTCTTTCTCCTCGACAGCCTTTGTGACCCCCGCATTGAGTTTGACGATAAACGGTTCAAGCTGTTTTACATCAAGCATGCCGAGGACTCCGGTCAGCAGCAGGAGATTTTTCAGCATATTGGCCGTTTCCGGAGTATTCGCTTTTTTCACCAGGATATCCATTACTTTGTCGCCCTGGCCGAAGAGTCCGCGCAGCAGCGCCAAAACACCGCGCTCGTTCATGTGCTCAAGAATATGGAGTGACTCCAAAATCGCGTCCTTATTTTTTAAAAGAGCCGTCTCGATCTCTTCTAAGTCCTTTCTTCGTTTGTCTTCTTCTGTGACGGTCTGTTTTCGGATGTTGCTGATTGCTTTAGCCATTTTGCTGTTACGGCGTCTCCCGGAAATACATAATCTTTACGCGCCCATTTCCGCTCAACCCGGACACCGATCTGCGGCTGCGGGTTTCCGTATCGGAAATTGATTTTCGGAAGCGGGTTAATGCCTTCTTTTTTCAATATCTCCATCTTCGCTGAAGTTTCTTTATAGGCCGGTGTATCGGTATCCTTATCCGCATAGCTGCTCGTTAAAAGGTTAATAGCGGCGTCTTTTGAATCGTTCATCGGCAGATATACCTGCTTGCCTTTTACCCGGTCTGTGATAACGCATTTGACTTTCACATTCCCGTATGGCGATGTCAGACGGACAAGCGTTCCGTCTTCAAGCCCTCTTTCTTCAGCGAGTTCGGGTGAGACCTCCAGAAATACACTCGGTGTTTTTTCGGATATCCCTTTTGATCGGTAAGTCAGATTTCCTTCATGAAAATGCTCAAGCAGCCGCCCGTTATTCACATGAAGATCATATCTTCATCAAATTCCTTCGGCTCCGTCCACTGAACGGGATAGAGAACCGCTTTGCCGTCTGAAAACGGAAACTTGTCCGTAAATAAAAGCGGTGAATCGGTTCCGTCCGCTGCAACCGGCCATTGCAGTGAATTGTAGCCTTCGAGCCGTTCATAAGTGACGCCTGCGTAGAGCGGCGAAAGCATCGCAGCTTCTTCCATAATGTCTGCCGGGTGTTCATAGCGCCAATCAGCCCCGAGCCGGTTGGCGATGTCCGTAATGACCTGCCAATCGGGCTTTGAATCGCCCAGCGGTTCAAACGCTTTGTAAAGACGCTGCACCCTCCGTTCCGTGCCTTATGTCTTTTCCGAATACAAGCACTTCGCCTTCATCAGGGGTATTCATCAGATTGCACAGTGACAGCAGTGTGCTCTTTCCCGCGCCGGAAGGCCCTATCAACGCCGTAATAGAGCCTTTTTGTATATGTCCGGTTACTCCGCTGAGGACATCAAAGGCTGTATTGTTTTGTTCAAAGCGTTTGCCGGCTGACAGAAAAGATATTGCCGGAATTTTTTCTTTCATACAGAATAACACCTTTCGTAAAAAAATCAGGAACCGGTGAGATCGGCTGATGTTTGATCCGCCGTTTTCGGGTCAGCCTGCCGGGAAGCGAATGTATGCATGACCATTCCCGCAATAATAATGAACAGTCCGGCAAACGAAAGAAGTGACGGAAACGCTGCGGATAAAAAGACGATCTCGCCGATCAGTGCAAAAAGAACCTCTCCGGATTGTGTCGCTTCTACAGCAGCGAGCTTCTGCGGCTCATTCCTCACCATATCGGTGGCGCGGAAAAATAATACTGTTGCTATAACGCCTGAGCTGAGTGCAACGATAAAGGATTGGAATGTCTGTCCCATTGACGGAAGACCGTCTCTGTGCCAGCCGAAAGCGGCAATCAAAAGCCAAAACGGTAAGCTGGCGAGCGTCATGCCGAGCACGCGCTGAAACGTATCGAGTTTTCCGCCGTATTGTTCCAGCATTTTACGGTTGCCGAGCGGATAGGCAAAAGCGGCGATGACCACCGGCACAACACTGAGTATTATCGTGCGGCCGGACAGGGAGCCTGCATGCTGAAGCTGTATCAGGCCGGCTCCTATCAGGATGATGACGGAAGTAACCAGCGAAATAAGCGGAATCTTTTGTCTGACGAGAACCGGACCCGCCGGGGAATCTTTTGTTTCGCAGAAAAACGGCGACAGAAGCACGCCCGCGACAATTGTAATCTGCCATGTGCCGGCGATCAGCCAGCCCGGCCCGTATGCCGCCGCAAAGGTAATCGGAGCATAAAAAAGCACGAAGCCGGTAAAACTCCATTTCAGCCAAAAAAACGGTTTTTTCCGGATTTCATGCCAGAGCGGCCCCCACTTTCCTTTCGCATAAACGATCACAAATAAAAACGGAACCATAAAAAGAAAACGCAGGGAAGAGCTCCATATCCAGCTTCCGCCAGAGAGCTCCATCGCCCTGTTTAAAATAAATGTGACTGCAAAAAACAGAGACGCCAATATTCCGATTAAGATGGCTTTCATTAAATCCCTCATTTTGACACATATTTTTTTATACTATACTATTCACCGGCAGGCTCCGCAATGGAATATGAGAAAATAGCGTTTTAATAAATGATGAATGGGAAACAGACATATACGGAGGTGAACACAATGCAGAAAGAGGATATTCAAGTTCTTTATTTTGAAGATGACGGCTGCATTCCGAATAACCCGAATCTTCCGCTTGTCATTTATAAAGCGGTATTTAATGAAGAAACGGTGCGGAAAGCAGAGACGGTTCTCCGCCGGCATGATTGGTCGAACAGCTGGACGGGCGGGGTGTTTCCGTATCACCATTTTCACAGCACCACGCACGAAGTTCTTGTCGCGGTAAAAGGAAAGGCGGTATTGAGGTTCGGCGGAGAACAAGGGGCGGACGCCGTTCTTGAAACGGGAGACGCAGCGGTCATTCCGGCCGGCACCGGACATAAAAAACTGTCAGGCAGTTCTGATTTTACCGTGATCGGCGCTTATCCGGGCGGCCGGCAGTACGATACAAAAACGGAGAAAAATGATAGAACTTTAAAAGAAATCAGCCGTGTCCCGCTCCCGGAATATGACCCCTTTACGGGAAAAACGGGACCGCTTTTAAAAATGTGGGGAAAATGACAGGGGATAAGCGGATGGTCTGTAAAAAAATAGTCTGAAAGAAACGTTATTACACCCCCGCCATATAAATAATTTCATAAACGAAACAATTCACGTTCAAATTTTGTTCAAAAAGTGTTATTATATAAGAGTAAATCAAATTGGGGTTTTTTATGTTTGCTATTTTCAGAGAGGAAAAAAGAAATTTTGACTTATTCAATTGTTTTTGTTGATATAAAAATAATACTGAATATGGCAAAGTGAAAAACTGGGTAGTAAACATTTATTTTTGTAAATGATTGTGCATGAATTCACAATCTTGCTTTTTCATGCTTTTCTGCATGAAAGGGGAAAGGCTACCCTTTCCAAAAAAATCAGCATACTGCTTATAGTAAAGGAGAATCGGATATGCCAGAAACAATCGATCAAACAAATGCATCTGTCAGCCAAGGCCAACGCGATCTTATCGATCAGCTGCTAAAACCTGAAGTTCAAGAATCACTGACTGTTTTAGTGGATCAGCTTCCAAAACTGACTGAGTTAGTAAATATTTTAACGAAGTCTTATGATTTTGCACAGTCTGTAGCGACAGACGAAGTATTGAAGAGCGATACAGTGGGTGCGCTTACAGAAATTCTTGAGCCGGTGAAAGAAACAGCGAAAGAAGTCGCAGCTACTGCGATCGAAGCAAAAGACCGCGCGGATGCAAGCAATGAGACAATCGGACTTTTCGGCCTGCTGCGCATGCTGAAAGATCCTCAAGCTCAAAAGCTGTTCCGTTTTGCTAACAGCTATCTTGAAATCATGAACGAAAAACAAAAATAATCTCAGATTCAAATTGATATAAAGGACGGAGGATATACGATGTCAAAACATATTGTCATTTTAGGCGCTGGTTACGGCGGAATTCTTTCTGCTTTAACCGTTCGCAAACATTACAGTAAAGATGAAGCACGCGTAACCGTTGTGAACAAATTCCCGACTCACCAAATTATTACGGAACTGCACCGCCTTGCAGCCGGCAACGTGTCTGAACAGGCTGTTGCTATGCCGCTTGAAAAACTCCTGAAAGGAAAAGACGTTGACATTAAAATCGCAGAAGTCAATTCTTTCTCAGTTGATAAGAAAGAAGTTGCCCTTTCTGACGGTTCTAAGCTGACTTATGACGCGCTTGTTGTCGGTCTTGGTTCAGTTACTGCTTATTTCGGCATTCCTGGACTCGAAGAAAACAGCATGGTGCTGAAATCTGCTGCTGATGCCAACAAAGTATACAAACACGTGGAAGACCGTGTGCGTGAATACTCTAAAACGAAAAACGAAGCTGATGCAACGATTCTTATCGGCGGCGGCGGCTTAACAGGTGTTGAGCTTGTCGGTGAACTTGCTGACATCATGCCGAACCTTACGAAAAAATACGGCGTAGATCCGACAGAAATCAAACTGAAATTAGTTGAAGCAGGTCCGAAAATTCTTCCTGTTCTTCCTGATGATCTTATCGAACGCGCGACAAAAAGTCTTGAAAAACGCGGTGTTGAGTTCTTAACAGGTCTTCCTGTTACAAACGTGGAAGGAAACGTCATTGATCTGAAAGACGGTTCAAAAGTCGTTGCCAACACATTTGTATGGACAGGCGGCGTACAAGGCAACCCGTTAGTCGGTGAATCTGGCCTTGAAGTGAACCGCGGCCGCGCGACTGTGAACGATTTCTTACAATCTACTTCTCATGAAGATGTATTTGTTGTCGGAGACAGCGCTGTATACTTTGCGCCGGACGGCCGTCCGTACCCGCCGACAGCTCAAATCGCTTGGCAGATGGGTGAACTTGTCGGTTACAACCTGTTCGCTTACTTAGAAGGAAAAACGCTTGAAACATTCAAGCCTGTAAACTCTGGTACGCTTGCAAGCCTCGGACGTAAAGACGCGGTTGCCATCATCGGAGCGAACTCTACTCCGCTGAAAGGTCTTCCTGCATCATTAATGAAAGAAGCAAGTAACGTACGTTATTTAACACATATCAAAGGATTATTCAGCCTCGCTTACTAATCCTTCAGATGACAATGAAGACATTGCCGGACTTTCTCGGCAATGTCTTTTTTTTGTGTATCAGTTAATACAATATTTTGAAAAATAAAATAAAAATGATTGATATGTGAGAAAGAGGAAGCTAAAATAAAAAAGAACGAAAATTGTTAACGTTAACATTTTATAAGGGAGGATGAGAGTGTGAAAGCTTTTATGGGCGATGATTTTTTACTTGATAGTAAAACTGCCGTAAAGCTGTATCGGGAATACGCTTAAAAAATGCCGATTATTGATTATCACTGTCACTTGAGCCCGAAGGAAATCTATGAAAATAAAACCTTCGCAACCATTACGGAGGCATGGCTTTACGGTGATCACTATAAGTGGCGGATCATGAGAGCCAACGGCATCGAAGAGCGCTGCATTACCGGAAACGCATCAGATGAAGAGAAGTTTTTCGCCTGGGCTAAAACAGTGCCGATGGCGATAGGCAACCCGCTGTACAGCTGGACGCATTTAGAGCTGCAGCGCTGGTTCGGTATTTATGACGTATTGAATGAAAAAACCGCACCGGAAATTTGGGAAAAAACGAATGAGCTCTTGCAGGGAGAAGGGTTTGGCGCGAGGGATCGGCAGCATGCCGAGCTCATTCAGGACTTACATCATACAAAACCTCAACTTTAGTGATTTTATGGACTGCCCGTTAATGGTACAATAGAAATAAATGACAGTATACAGAAAGAAAGGAAAACCGAATGGTAACCATAAAAGATATCGCAAAACTCGCCAACGTATCCCACACAACCGTATCCCGGGCACTTAACGGCAGCCCCTACATTAAAGAGCATACAAAACAGAAAATATTAGAGCTCGCTTCACAGCTGAATTACACACCGAATGTAAATGCAAAAAGTCTTGCCGTGCAAAAGTCCCATACGATCGGACTGTTTTTTACAAGCATCACAAACGGAACCTCACACAGCTTTTTTTCCGATACCATCAAAGGTGTAAACCGCACAATCAGTGAGGAATACAATTTGTTCGTGCGCGCGATTGACGATCTGAAAAGCTTTGAAACCATTACGCCCATGAGGTACGACGGAATCATCTTAATGAGCCAAAGCGACAGCGATAACTCCTTTATTTATCATATCCGCGAGAAAAACATCCCGCTCGTTGTGCTAAACCGGGACATTGACGACCGGAGCATCACCAATATTTTATCAAACGATAAAGAAGGTTCCAGACAAGCGGTCGACTGTCTGATTGCAAACGGACACAGAGATATCGCGATTATTGAGGGGAAGGAAGGATTCAGGTCAACCGCACAGCGGAAAGAAGGCTATTTGACGGCTTTAATTGATCATTCAATTCCGATTAAGCATGAATACAGTGTAAAAGGCCGCTATGATATGGAAAGCGGCAGTCAGGCGATGGAAAAACTATTAGCGCTTCAATCACCGCCCACGGCTGTTTTCTGTTCAAATGATGATATGGCGATCGGTGCGATGAATGCTATTTTCGCCAAAGGCCTGAACGTTCCGGAAGACATATCCGTTATCGGATTTGATGACATCGGCATTTCCCAATACATGACGCCGAGGCTTTCGACAGTAAAACGCCCGGTTGAAAAAATCAGCATACTCGGCGCAGAGAAGATTTTAGCGCTTATCGCCGACCCGAATACAGCGGCGGAAAAAATGTATGAAAACACCGAGGTGATGATCAGAGATTCAATCAAAAAACTCACATAACGGCCCGTCTGAATAACCGGGTTTTCGCGCGAAAAAATGTTAACGTGTGCAAAATGCAGAAGGAGGCGGACAGCTTGCGGCAGCTGAATAAAAAAATGTGCGGCGAATACATTCAATATCCTGAAAAAGTCCTTCAGTTCGGCAAAGGCAGCATCAATACGGATGCTCGCAGCTGGGCGATGATCATGAGAATACGAAACAAATACTGATAAATGCCATCCGCCATCCGAATGCGGGCGGTGTGCTTGTGTTAGGGCTCGGCTGTGAAAATAATGAGCTGGCAGCGATAAAGGAAACGCTCTCTGAAGTGAACGAGGATCGGGTGAAATTTCTCGAATCACAGGCTGTCACAGATGAAATTGAAGCAGGGACTGCGCTTCTTAAAGACATACACTTTGCGGCAAGGGGAGATAAACGTGAAGAAATTCCGCTGTCAGAATTGAACATCGGATTGAAATGCGGCGGCTCTGACGGATTTTCCGGCATTACTGCAAACCCTTTATTAGGGAGATTTTCAGATTACTTGATTGCACAAGGCGGGAGCACGGTCTTAACAGAAGTTCCTGAGATGTTCGGGGCTGAGACAATTCTCATGCAGCGCGCGGCGAGCGAGGAAGTGTTTCATAAAACAGTCCGATTGATCAATGATTTCAAGCAATATTTTAAAAAGCACGAGCAGCCGATTTATGAAAATCCGTCACCCGGGAATAAGGAGGGCGGCATTTCAACGCTCGAAGACAAGTCGCTCGGCTACACACAAAAGGCCGGAACGGCACCTGTTTCGGATGTTCTGGCATACGGCGACACATTGAAAACAAAGGGACTGACACTGCTCAGTGCACCCGGCAATGATTTAATCGCTTCCTCAGCGCTCGCCGCAGCCGGATGCCACATCGTTCTGTTTACAACCGGAAGAGGCACGCCGTTCGGCACAGTTGTCCCGACTGTGAAAGTATCAACAAACACCGATTTATTTCAATCAAAGCCTCATTGGATTGATTATAACGCTGGCAGATTGGCGGAAGAACAAACAACAGAAGATCACATTGTAAGAGAATTCATTCAATACAACATCAAAGTTGCAAGCGGAGAATTCGTCAATAACGAAAAAAATGATTTTCGGGAGCTTGCGATTTTTAAGTCCGGTGTGACGTTATAAGGGAAAAGGCGATCCGTG is a window encoding:
- a CDS encoding macrolide family glycosyltransferase → MKQTHIAIINVAAHGHVNPTLPVAEELVNRGHRVTFATTEDFEASVAKTGAIPVLYRTSFKADPETIKERVNKNDAFVMFLEEAAEVLPQLEELYKDDLPDIVLFDFLALAGKLFADSCGIPAVKFCPSYAMNEYFQLGRDEETLEAAKQAIEEYQEQIENEQLKRMTMEEFFMPEKLNIVFMPRAFQPKQETFDERFCFAGPSLGERTNTGSLEIDAADDRPLMLISLGTAFNAWPEFYQMCIDAFRDSDWRVIMSVGTTIDPESFSDVPDHFIIRQHVPQLDVLEKAKLFISHGGMNSTMEAMNAGVPLVVVPQMHEQEVTAKRVDELGLGVHLPPKEVTAARLQKDVQKVYGDKNILSRVKSMQQKIEETGGAKQAVCAIEEFLKEAAVEH
- a CDS encoding cupin domain-containing protein, with amino-acid sequence MQKEDIQVLYFEDDGCIPNNPNLPLVIYKAVFNEETVRKAETVLRRHDWSNSWTGGVFPYHHFHSTTHEVLVAVKGKAVLRFGGEQGADAVLETGDAAVIPAGTGHKKLSGSSDFTVIGAYPGGRQYDTKTEKNDRTLKEISRVPLPEYDPFTGKTGPLLKMWGK
- a CDS encoding uroporphyrinogen-III synthase; this encodes MGKGLNGKRIAIGGSRKTEEITRLIEKQGGTAVVRSLQGTVYLAEEQIEPDVRTFAEQKADWVIFTTGIGTETLLSVSEKIGLKEEFLAAVHEANIGCRGYKTYAALKKLGVTPHASDEDGTTRGLIRSLERFELKDKKVMIQLHGEKAPVLTEFLEKNGAEVFPVLPYQHIPPERETVDKMLGELLNGEVDAVCFTTAIQVRSLFDYAKEKGSAKELQQAFETHVLAAAVGKVTAEAIRDEGVNRVLAPDIERMGAMIIELSRYYESLTLS
- a CDS encoding DUF1641 domain-containing protein; translation: MPETIDQTNASVSQGQRDLIDQLLKPEVQESLTVLVDQLPKLTELVNILTKSYDFAQSVATDEVLKSDTVGALTEILEPVKETAKEVAATAIEAKDRADASNETIGLFGLLRMLKDPQAQKLFRFANSYLEIMNEKQK
- a CDS encoding cytochrome P450, giving the protein MSNLRSPRQAIQRTLMKGKDGLDVYNPFPWYEKMRRESPIQFDEETKVWSVFLYDDAKKVISDKETFSSLMSDMKSSIAKSMLNMDPPKHTQIRSAVNRAFTPRVLKEWEPRIEEITDNLLKQAKNKGRIDIVKDLSYPLPVIVISELLGVPSEHMDQFKKWSDILVSMPKDASPEEAEKNQKERDQCETELAAFFAEIIDSKRKQPGQDIISILIKEEEEGEKLSAEDLIPFCNLLLVAGNETTTNLISNAVYSILETPGLYEELRHDPSLIAQTVEETLRFRAPAPFVRRTVRHDTELCGRRLKSGDIVLCYIASANRDENKFEQADVFDIHRQSNPHLSFGFGVHFCLGAPLARLEAEVALRGIVKAFSHLEPVRVEPIQNSVMYGLDSLEAEINENRGEEKR
- a CDS encoding multidrug resistance efflux transporter family protein, which gives rise to MKAILIGILASLFFAVTFILNRAMELSGGSWIWSSSLRFLFMVPFLFVIVYAKGKWGPLWHEIRKKPFFWLKWSFTGFVLFYAPITFAAAYGPGWLIAGTWQITIVAGVLLSPFFCETKDSPAGPVLVRQKIPLISLVTSVIILIGAGLIQLQHAGSLSGRTIILSVVPVVIAAFAYPLGNRKMLEQYGGKLDTFQRVLGMTLASLPFWLLIAAFGWHRDGLPSMGQTFQSFIVALSSGVIATVLFFRATDMVRNEPQKLAAVEATQSGEVLFALIGEIVFLSAAFPSLLSFAGLFIIIAGMVMHTFASRQADPKTADQTSADLTGS
- a CDS encoding ABC transporter permease, which gives rise to MDYLSLLLTSVFVIIALFLSKSFKAGVEKDMIVATVRAVIQLLIIGYVLSLIFHGDHPVFIILMVLLMLTAASHNVAKRKKMRIGSFWRVFLTLAIVEIVTQGILLTLHIIPFTSRYMIPISGMVIGNSMVLSSLFLNRLSSEAELRKEEIQLILSLGGTPKQAVRHMLTSSMKLSMIPTLESQKTLGLVQLPGMMTGQILAGADPIQAVRFQLLIVFTTMASALLTCIILSALTYPSLFTEHWQLKKFSREA
- a CDS encoding DUF1641 domain-containing protein → MAKAISNIRKQTVTEEDKRRKDLEEIETALLKNKDAILESLHILEHMNERGVLALLRGLFGQGDKVMDILVKKANTPETANMLKNLLLLTGVLGMLDVKQLEPFIVKLNAGVTKAVEEKDSGKKTGYFDIVRALKDPEINKAVTLLFSFLKGMGADTGGMERNTQPPEDQKHHQKPQTDE